A genomic region of Barnesiella viscericola DSM 18177 contains the following coding sequences:
- a CDS encoding DUF4878 domain-containing protein, whose translation MKRFFYFSMMAIAMMMFACSTSSSTPSDALLEYVDLLKAGKYEQFVEGMAFKEGLTQEQIQEQKAMWTSLLQEKGAKEYEKLGGLKGIEITSEEISEDGNSAVIKFKQTFGDGTTKDGSQAMVKRDGKWLMDINK comes from the coding sequence ATGAAAAGATTTTTTTATTTCAGTATGATGGCCATTGCCATGATGATGTTCGCATGTTCCACATCGTCCAGCACACCCAGTGATGCACTACTCGAGTATGTAGACCTCTTGAAGGCAGGCAAATACGAACAGTTTGTAGAGGGCATGGCCTTCAAAGAGGGGCTTACCCAAGAACAGATCCAAGAGCAGAAAGCCATGTGGACCAGTCTATTGCAAGAGAAAGGAGCCAAAGAATATGAAAAATTGGGAGGACTCAAAGGTATTGAAATCACCTCTGAAGAAATATCGGAAGATGGAAACAGTGCCGTCATCAAATTCAAACAAACATTTGGCGACGGTACCACCAAAGACGGCAGTCAAGCCATGGTCAAAAGAGATGGTAAATGGCTAATGGACATTAACAAATAA
- a CDS encoding YiiX/YebB-like N1pC/P60 family cysteine hydrolase, producing MMFKSIFIWGTIGVCCTLFAPSCKDQERGHAIDLPVDKFHEGDIVFRRGMGLTSQIVLAADSKGTYSHIGILKQIDNNWYVIHAVPGEPDYKGDADRVKIDDLYRFFAPDRASRGAVMRVDGESQAAQRAAQHALALFEAGVLFDHDYNLTDTTQMYCTELVNYVYQKEGIDLSEGRLSHINIPGLGGTYLLPNDIAQNQKLQIIYSF from the coding sequence ATGATGTTTAAATCGATATTTATCTGGGGGACTATTGGGGTGTGCTGCACCCTCTTTGCACCAAGTTGTAAAGATCAAGAAAGGGGACATGCTATCGACCTGCCGGTCGACAAGTTCCACGAAGGTGATATTGTGTTCCGCCGAGGAATGGGATTGACCAGTCAAATCGTGTTGGCGGCCGACTCAAAAGGCACCTATTCACATATAGGAATCCTCAAACAGATAGATAATAACTGGTATGTCATTCACGCCGTACCGGGCGAACCCGACTACAAAGGCGATGCAGACCGAGTAAAAATTGATGATTTGTACCGGTTCTTTGCTCCCGATCGAGCTTCACGAGGAGCCGTCATGAGAGTAGACGGCGAAAGCCAAGCCGCACAACGAGCCGCCCAACATGCCCTCGCACTCTTCGAGGCCGGAGTCCTGTTCGACCACGACTACAACTTGACCGACACGACTCAAATGTACTGTACCGAACTGGTTAACTACGTCTACCAAAAAGAGGGAATCGACCTCTCCGAAGGTCGGTTAAGTCACATCAATATTCCTGGTCTTGGAGGGACATACCTGCTACCCAACGACATTGCACAAAATCAAAAACTACAAATAATTTACTCGTTTTAA
- a CDS encoding glutaredoxin family protein produces the protein MKPIKLFYQARCPFCKKAFNYIDELKKRPEYKDIVIETIEETEQPELADQYDYYYVPTFYIGDEKVHEGGIYPNEVEAIFKKALEQ, from the coding sequence ATGAAACCGATCAAACTTTTCTACCAAGCTCGTTGTCCCTTTTGCAAAAAGGCCTTCAACTATATCGACGAACTGAAAAAACGGCCCGAATACAAGGACATCGTCATCGAAACCATCGAAGAGACCGAACAACCCGAACTGGCCGACCAATACGACTATTACTACGTACCCACCTTCTATATCGGCGACGAAAAGGTACACGAAGGCGGAATCTACCCCAACGAAGTCGAGGCCATCTTCAAAAAAGCCTTGGAACAATAA
- a CDS encoding TIR domain-containing protein → MGHKIFISYKYGDTSVEHLERTPWYESTKVRHYVDELQDKLEDDDLINKGELDGEDLSNFKDSTVESKLRNKIFDSSITIVLISPNMKELNKSEDDQWIPWEVSYSLRETTRNDRTSRRNGILAVVLPDINGRYDYMLEPKRCCQSGCMLWHTNKLFKVLRANMFNQIEKTHSICNIGDNVYRGYVSYIHMVRWDSFINNVSFWINEVKKIQDKKDEYDIHVNVTD, encoded by the coding sequence ATGGGACATAAGATTTTTATATCATATAAATATGGTGATACTTCTGTGGAACATCTTGAAAGAACACCTTGGTACGAATCAACCAAAGTTCGTCACTATGTTGATGAGCTACAGGATAAGCTTGAAGATGATGATCTCATTAATAAAGGAGAACTAGATGGTGAGGATCTATCCAATTTTAAAGACTCCACTGTGGAGTCAAAATTAAGAAACAAAATTTTTGATAGTAGCATTACTATTGTACTTATTTCTCCTAATATGAAAGAATTAAATAAAAGCGAAGATGATCAATGGATTCCTTGGGAAGTGTCTTATTCTCTAAGAGAGACAACTCGAAATGACAGAACCAGCAGAAGAAATGGTATACTGGCAGTCGTTCTTCCTGATATTAACGGTAGGTATGATTATATGCTCGAACCGAAGAGATGCTGTCAGTCAGGATGTATGTTATGGCATACAAATAAACTATTTAAAGTTTTACGAGCGAATATGTTTAATCAAATAGAGAAAACACATTCAATTTGCAATATTGGCGATAATGTTTACCGTGGTTATGTCAGTTACATACATATGGTTAGATGGGATAGTTTTATTAACAATGTTAGCTTTTGGATTAATGAAGTTAAAAAGATTCAAGACAAAAAAGACGAATACGATATTCACGTTAATGTTACAGATTAA
- a CDS encoding IS4 family transposase — translation MNKGKTIFAQIMSLINEYEFKKCVDRYKGDRHAIKFNCRDQFMVMSFAQFTDRAGLRDIETTLNLCGDLYRSGIKAIPRSTLAEANEKKDWRIYQYFAMTLVKEATILYKDEKLRIGLEEMIYAFDSSTIDLCLKLCPWAEFHHGKGAFKIHTLMDLRGSIPTFVMLTPGKVNDARMMDKIPVEAGAFYLMDRGYVAFEKLYKHFQQKGAYFVTRAKDNMSYEVIESRPVNKDSGVLSDETIRLAGYYSTRKYPDTLRLVVYEDIETGRVYRFLTNNFAIDDPLTIAELYRERWLIELFFKWIKQHLHIRTFYGTSKNAVYTQIWIAICDYLLLIIAKKRYGLDPSLHSISNSIGQVLFQRADIREIYNQPTTPVCVPEAGSVEQPTLW, via the coding sequence ATGAACAAAGGAAAAACAATCTTCGCTCAGATTATGTCTCTCATTAACGAATACGAGTTCAAGAAATGTGTCGACCGCTACAAAGGTGACCGGCATGCTATCAAATTCAATTGTCGTGACCAGTTCATGGTGATGAGTTTTGCACAGTTCACTGACAGAGCTGGTTTGAGAGATATAGAGACTACACTTAACCTCTGCGGCGACCTCTATCGCTCCGGAATCAAGGCAATACCTCGATCCACGCTTGCGGAGGCCAATGAGAAGAAGGATTGGCGTATATATCAATACTTTGCGATGACTTTGGTAAAGGAAGCCACGATACTTTACAAGGATGAAAAGCTGCGAATTGGTCTTGAGGAGATGATATATGCGTTTGACAGCAGTACCATTGACCTGTGTCTTAAGTTGTGTCCATGGGCCGAGTTTCATCATGGTAAGGGTGCGTTCAAGATACATACACTGATGGATCTGCGAGGCTCGATTCCCACATTTGTCATGCTCACGCCAGGCAAGGTTAACGATGCCAGGATGATGGACAAGATTCCTGTTGAAGCAGGTGCTTTCTACCTGATGGATAGGGGATATGTTGCCTTTGAAAAACTTTACAAGCATTTCCAGCAAAAGGGCGCCTACTTTGTTACACGCGCCAAGGACAATATGTCTTATGAGGTTATTGAGTCCAGACCTGTCAACAAAGACTCGGGCGTTCTTTCGGATGAGACTATCAGACTTGCTGGATATTACTCTACCAGAAAGTATCCCGACACATTGAGACTTGTTGTATATGAAGACATTGAGACTGGAAGAGTATATCGATTTCTGACCAACAACTTTGCGATTGACGATCCGCTGACTATTGCGGAACTCTACCGTGAACGCTGGCTGATAGAACTGTTCTTCAAATGGATCAAGCAGCATCTTCACATCAGGACTTTCTACGGCACTTCCAAGAACGCCGTGTACACGCAGATATGGATAGCCATTTGTGACTATCTTCTGCTCATCATTGCGAAGAAGCGATACGGGTTGGATCCAAGTCTTCATTCTATCTCTAACTCAATCGGACAAGTCCTCTTCCAGAGGGCGGATATCCGTGAAATTTATAATCAGCCGACAACTCCCGTTTGTGTTCCGGAGGCGGGTTCTGTCGAGCAACCTACTTTATGGTAA
- a CDS encoding nucleotidyl transferase AbiEii/AbiGii toxin family protein yields the protein MKNEIFDNMLSRYDLTTEQQKRNAIFEVNQQVILAGLYAGGFFESAAFYGGTCLRIFHGLQRFSEDMDFSLLTQDDKFDFTKYFPAIVDAFTMVGREVEIKKKDKRNFGKVESAFLKDNTDVYDVTFQTEKSIKIKIEVDTCPPLNFKMEQKLLLQPYSFMTRCFTLPDLFAGKMHALVYRAWKNRVKGRDWYDFEWYVRHNIPLDFAHLAERCKQFNNENITPELFKEKLIERLSSADIKQVKEDVLPFVRNPKELDIWSNDYFVQLAGMVRIE from the coding sequence ATGAAAAATGAAATATTCGACAATATGCTCTCCCGTTATGATTTAACAACAGAGCAACAGAAGAGAAACGCTATATTTGAAGTGAACCAACAAGTGATACTTGCTGGCTTGTATGCCGGAGGCTTTTTTGAGTCGGCGGCTTTCTATGGTGGAACTTGCTTGAGAATCTTTCATGGCTTACAGCGTTTCAGTGAGGATATGGATTTTTCATTGCTTACGCAAGATGATAAGTTCGATTTTACGAAATACTTTCCTGCTATCGTTGATGCTTTTACAATGGTAGGCCGTGAGGTTGAAATAAAGAAAAAAGACAAGAGGAATTTCGGAAAGGTCGAATCGGCATTTCTTAAAGATAATACCGATGTGTATGATGTGACTTTCCAAACAGAGAAATCTATAAAGATAAAGATAGAAGTAGATACTTGCCCACCGTTGAACTTCAAGATGGAACAGAAGCTATTGCTTCAGCCATATTCATTTATGACCCGTTGTTTTACACTTCCCGACTTGTTTGCAGGCAAGATGCACGCCTTAGTATATCGTGCGTGGAAGAACAGAGTAAAAGGTCGTGATTGGTACGACTTTGAATGGTATGTACGCCATAATATTCCACTTGATTTTGCTCATTTGGCAGAACGATGCAAGCAGTTCAACAATGAGAATATCACTCCAGAGTTATTCAAGGAGAAACTCATTGAGCGTCTCTCTTCAGCTGATATAAAACAAGTGAAAGAAGATGTATTGCCTTTCGTGCGCAATCCAAAAGAACTTGATATTTGGTCAAATGATTATTTCGTGCAGTTGGCCGGGATGGTAAGAATAGAATAA
- a CDS encoding type IV toxin-antitoxin system AbiEi family antitoxin domain-containing protein codes for MDRQLNEIGTIPVTTSIIESLYPELKSADKKVTWLEKQGIIIRLKRGLYVINPEYSGKTLSSELIANHLYTPSYISMSTALRYYGLIPEAVYVHQSMTVKHSRSFQTPVGCYDYKHISKIAFPIGVRSMYKDNYAFLIASPEKALCDLIANSSQVNLRYMKDVETYLEQDIRMDMDEFNKMDKTIFEDYIKVGKKADSISTLLKFLRR; via the coding sequence ATGGACAGGCAATTAAATGAAATAGGAACCATTCCAGTAACGACTTCAATCATTGAATCGTTATATCCAGAACTTAAGTCTGCTGACAAGAAAGTAACCTGGCTCGAAAAGCAAGGGATTATCATCAGATTGAAGCGAGGACTTTATGTGATCAACCCCGAATATTCAGGAAAGACCCTATCGAGTGAGTTGATAGCCAATCATCTCTATACACCTTCGTATATTTCAATGTCTACTGCACTACGATATTATGGACTTATCCCCGAGGCTGTATATGTTCATCAATCAATGACGGTAAAGCATTCGCGTAGCTTTCAAACTCCGGTCGGCTGTTATGACTACAAACATATCTCAAAAATAGCATTTCCAATAGGAGTAAGGAGTATGTATAAGGATAATTATGCTTTTCTTATTGCATCACCGGAAAAGGCTTTGTGTGATTTGATTGCCAATTCCTCGCAGGTCAATCTTCGCTATATGAAAGATGTGGAAACATATCTTGAACAGGATATTCGTATGGATATGGATGAGTTCAATAAGATGGATAAAACCATATTCGAAGACTACATAAAAGTTGGCAAAAAGGCCGATTCAATTTCGACACTTTTAAAATTCTTAAGACGATGA